From one Bacteroides eggerthii genomic stretch:
- a CDS encoding MORN repeat-containing protein: MKYLYTAVFLLFLSQGNAAAQEKSGFFDKIKGTFSSEIKIGTYTFKDGSVYTGEIKGRKPNGKGKTVFKNGDVYEGEYVKGKREGYGVYTFPDGERYDGQWFQDQQHGKGIYYFMNNNRYDGMWYQDYQHGKGTMYYYNGDLYEGDWVNDKREGQGTYTWKNGSKYVGSWKDDKKNGKGSLVWNDGCKYEGHWKNDVRDGKGTFEYANGDKYVGDWKEDMQHGKGIYFFHTGDRYEGSYVQGERTGEGIYYHASGNKYVGNFKNGMQEGRGTFTWASGAVYDGEWKDNQRNGYGVYKWNVGDSYEGEWKDNKFNGQGTLILTDGTKYKGGFVNGLEEGSGVQEDKNGNRYEGFFKQGKKDGPFVETDKNGKLVRKGTYKMGRLSN; encoded by the coding sequence ATGAAATATCTATATACTGCAGTCTTTCTGTTATTCTTATCACAGGGCAATGCCGCAGCCCAGGAAAAAAGCGGCTTCTTCGATAAAATAAAAGGGACTTTCTCGTCGGAAATAAAAATAGGAACCTATACGTTTAAGGACGGTTCCGTATACACCGGCGAGATAAAAGGACGTAAACCCAACGGTAAAGGAAAGACGGTATTCAAAAATGGTGATGTTTATGAAGGCGAGTACGTCAAAGGAAAACGTGAAGGATACGGTGTATATACCTTTCCCGACGGTGAAAGATACGACGGCCAGTGGTTTCAGGACCAGCAGCATGGCAAGGGTATCTATTATTTTATGAATAATAACCGTTACGACGGTATGTGGTATCAAGATTATCAACATGGAAAAGGTACCATGTACTATTATAACGGAGACCTTTATGAAGGTGACTGGGTGAACGATAAACGGGAAGGTCAGGGCACTTATACTTGGAAAAACGGTTCTAAATACGTCGGTTCTTGGAAAGATGACAAGAAAAACGGAAAAGGCTCCTTGGTATGGAATGACGGCTGCAAATATGAAGGTCATTGGAAGAACGATGTCCGCGATGGTAAAGGCACATTTGAATATGCCAATGGAGACAAGTATGTGGGTGACTGGAAAGAAGACATGCAGCATGGTAAGGGCATTTACTTTTTCCATACGGGTGACCGCTACGAGGGTTCTTATGTACAAGGTGAACGTACGGGTGAAGGCATCTACTATCATGCCAGTGGCAATAAGTATGTAGGAAATTTCAAGAACGGTATGCAGGAAGGGCGTGGTACGTTTACGTGGGCCAGCGGTGCTGTATATGACGGAGAATGGAAAGATAACCAACGTAACGGCTATGGCGTTTACAAATGGAATGTCGGTGACTCCTACGAAGGCGAGTGGAAGGATAATAAATTCAACGGTCAGGGAACATTAATCCTTACTGACGGCACAAAGTATAAAGGAGGTTTTGTAAACGGGCTGGAAGAGGGAAGCGGTGTACAGGAAGATAAGAATGGAAACCGCTACGAAGGTTTCTTCAAACAAGGTAAAAAGGACGGTCCGTTTGTGGAAACAGACAAGAATGGGAAACTGGTACGGAAAGGTACTTACAAAATGGGAAGACTGAGTAATTAA
- a CDS encoding flavin reductase family protein produces MKEDWKPGTMIYPLPAVLVSCGSTPEEYNILTIAWTGTICTNPPMCYISVRPERYSYDIIKRNMEFVINLTTKDMARATDWCGVRSGKSYNKFEEMKLTPGKSTVVSAPLIEESPLCIECRVKEIVALGSHDMFIADVVNVRADTSHLNTETGKLELAESNLLVYVHGGYYELGEKIGKFGWSVEKKK; encoded by the coding sequence ATGAAAGAAGATTGGAAACCGGGAACAATGATTTATCCGCTCCCCGCTGTATTGGTGAGTTGCGGAAGCACCCCGGAAGAATACAATATACTGACCATTGCATGGACGGGAACGATTTGCACGAACCCGCCCATGTGCTACATCTCCGTACGTCCGGAACGCTACTCTTACGACATCATCAAACGCAATATGGAGTTTGTCATCAACCTGACAACGAAAGATATGGCGCGTGCCACCGATTGGTGCGGCGTGCGTTCGGGCAAGAGCTATAACAAGTTCGAAGAGATGAAACTGACACCCGGCAAAAGCACCGTTGTCAGCGCTCCGCTCATCGAGGAGTCTCCCTTGTGCATCGAATGTCGGGTAAAGGAAATAGTTGCTCTCGGTTCGCACGACATGTTCATAGCCGATGTCGTAAATGTACGTGCCGACACCTCCCATTTGAATACGGAGACGGGTAAACTGGAACTTGCCGAATCCAATCTGCTGGTCTATGTACATGGCGGTTATTATGAGCTTGGAGAAAAGATCGGAAAATTCGGCTGGTCGGTAGAAAAGAAGAAATAG
- a CDS encoding porin family protein encodes MRRRWLLFGIYLLACTTLTWGQLPVVPGTEEPERPQHVHRHDRRVNFGIKGGFTSSLFLVSDLVLNGTVINEVQNNYKIGYFGSFFMRINFKRHFLQPEFSYTINRCNITFEKPLPDDAPESSTPEMASITSSIHSFEIPVIYGYNIIKEGPYSLAVFGGPKIRYIWDKKSKVTFENFDQRDIKEELYPLNVSLTAGIAVTISRIFFDFRYDIGLHNISKRISYKPIYDESAGEETTLANQIRFHRRDNVLSFSLGVFF; translated from the coding sequence ATGAGAAGACGTTGGTTACTTTTCGGAATTTACTTGCTGGCTTGCACCACACTCACGTGGGGACAGTTGCCGGTTGTACCCGGAACAGAAGAGCCGGAACGTCCCCAGCATGTCCACCGTCACGACCGCCGGGTGAACTTCGGTATCAAGGGAGGATTCACCTCTTCGCTTTTCCTTGTCTCCGACTTGGTTCTTAACGGCACAGTCATCAACGAAGTACAGAATAACTACAAGATAGGTTATTTCGGTTCGTTTTTCATGCGGATAAACTTCAAACGCCATTTTCTGCAACCTGAGTTCTCCTATACAATAAACCGTTGCAACATCACCTTTGAGAAACCGCTTCCGGATGATGCTCCTGAAAGCAGCACTCCCGAAATGGCCTCTATCACCTCTTCTATCCACAGCTTTGAAATCCCCGTAATCTACGGATACAACATCATTAAGGAAGGGCCATACAGCCTTGCCGTATTCGGCGGGCCTAAAATACGCTATATATGGGACAAAAAAAGTAAAGTCACTTTTGAGAACTTCGACCAGCGAGATATTAAAGAGGAACTTTACCCCTTGAATGTCAGCTTAACCGCCGGCATCGCTGTTACGATCTCCCGTATCTTCTTCGACTTCCGGTATGACATCGGACTGCACAATATTTCAAAACGCATCAGTTATAAGCCCATTTATGACGAAAGTGCCGGCGAAGAAACCACCCTTGCCAATCAGATACGCTTCCATAGACGGGACAATGTGCTCAGCTTTTCGCTTGGAGTGTTCTTTTGA
- the kdsB gene encoding 3-deoxy-manno-octulosonate cytidylyltransferase, with protein sequence MKFLGIIPARYASTRFPAKPLALLGGKAVIQRVYEQVAGVLDDAYVATDDVRIEAAVKAFGGKVVMTSVHHKSGTDRCYEACTKVGDGFDVIVNIQGDEPFIQPSQLETVKACFNDPATQIATLVKPFTADNGFETLENVNSPKVVLNKNMNALYFSRSIIPYQRNAEKCEWLKNHIYYKHIGLYAYRLEVLKEITALPQSSLELAESLEQLRWLENGYTIKAGITEVETIGIDTPQDLERAERFLLDRAAK encoded by the coding sequence ATGAAATTTTTGGGAATAATACCTGCCCGTTATGCATCTACGCGTTTTCCGGCTAAGCCTTTGGCCTTATTGGGAGGAAAAGCCGTTATCCAGCGGGTGTACGAGCAAGTTGCCGGCGTGTTGGACGATGCCTACGTAGCTACTGATGATGTGCGTATTGAGGCAGCCGTAAAGGCATTTGGCGGAAAAGTTGTAATGACGTCTGTACACCATAAAAGCGGCACAGACCGTTGCTATGAAGCCTGCACCAAAGTAGGAGATGGCTTTGATGTGATAGTAAACATACAAGGTGATGAGCCTTTTATCCAACCGTCCCAGTTGGAAACCGTAAAGGCTTGTTTCAACGATCCGGCTACGCAGATTGCCACATTAGTAAAACCTTTTACAGCAGACAACGGTTTTGAAACATTGGAGAATGTCAACTCTCCTAAAGTGGTGCTCAACAAGAATATGAATGCTCTTTATTTCAGCCGTTCTATCATCCCATACCAGCGCAACGCCGAAAAATGTGAATGGCTGAAAAATCATATTTACTACAAGCATATCGGTCTATATGCCTACCGTTTAGAAGTACTGAAAGAGATAACCGCGCTTCCCCAATCTTCACTTGAACTGGCGGAATCGTTAGAGCAACTGCGCTGGTTGGAGAATGGCTATACCATTAAAGCCGGCATCACAGAAGTTGAGACGATCGGGATTGATACACCGCAAGATTTGGAACGTGCGGAACGTTTCTTGCTGGACCGGGCTGCTAAATGA
- a CDS encoding 2-amino-4-hydroxy-6-hydroxymethyldihydropteridine diphosphokinase, with translation MVYTICIGSNERRKDNLALARKRLSELFPDIRFSAETDTQPLFFRRQALFANQVARFMSDCDVHEIILYLKSIEREAGRTSEEKKQEIVRLDIDLLSCDNRVYKPEDLKRDYIVRGLEELDEKI, from the coding sequence ATGGTTTATACAATCTGCATCGGCAGTAACGAACGTCGGAAAGATAATCTGGCGTTAGCGCGAAAAAGGTTGTCCGAGCTTTTTCCGGATATCCGTTTTTCTGCAGAGACAGATACTCAACCGCTTTTCTTCCGCCGGCAAGCATTATTTGCCAATCAGGTGGCGCGTTTCATGTCCGATTGCGATGTCCACGAAATTATACTTTATTTGAAGAGTATAGAACGGGAAGCTGGAAGAACTTCCGAAGAAAAAAAACAGGAGATCGTACGCCTTGATATAGACTTGCTCTCCTGTGATAATAGGGTATATAAGCCCGAAGATTTGAAACGGGATTATATTGTACGCGGACTGGAAGAATTGGATGAGAAAATATAG
- a CDS encoding ribose-phosphate pyrophosphokinase, producing the protein MSEKAPFMVFSGTNSRYLAEKICASLDCPLGKMNITHFADGEFAVSYEESIRGANVFLVQSTFPNSDNLMELLLMVDAAKRASAKSVIAVIPYFGWARQDRKDKPRVSIGAKLVADLLSVAGIDRLITMDLHADQIQGFFNIPVDHLYASAVFLPYIESLKLDDLVIATPDVGGSKRASTFSKYLGVPLVLCNKTREKANVVATMQIIGDVQGKNVVLVDDIVDTAGTITKAANIMMEAGAKSVRAIASHCVMSDPASFRVQESGLTEMVFTDSIPYAKKCAKVKQLSIADMFAETIRRVMTNESISSQYII; encoded by the coding sequence TCGAGATACCTTGCAGAAAAAATCTGCGCTAGCCTTGATTGCCCTCTAGGAAAGATGAATATCACCCACTTTGCTGATGGTGAATTTGCAGTTTCTTATGAAGAGTCTATCCGCGGCGCAAACGTATTCCTGGTTCAATCCACTTTCCCTAATTCCGACAATTTAATGGAACTTCTGCTGATGGTTGATGCAGCCAAAAGAGCATCTGCCAAAAGTGTGATTGCAGTTATCCCTTACTTTGGTTGGGCACGTCAAGACCGAAAAGACAAACCACGTGTATCTATCGGCGCCAAGCTGGTGGCCGACTTACTTTCGGTTGCAGGTATCGACCGTTTGATTACTATGGATCTTCATGCCGATCAAATTCAGGGTTTTTTCAATATTCCTGTTGATCATTTGTACGCATCGGCTGTATTCCTTCCATATATTGAATCATTGAAGTTGGATGATCTTGTCATTGCAACTCCCGATGTAGGTGGGTCAAAACGCGCCAGCACATTCTCCAAATACCTCGGTGTACCTTTGGTGTTGTGTAACAAAACACGCGAAAAAGCAAACGTAGTTGCCACCATGCAGATTATCGGTGATGTGCAAGGCAAGAATGTTGTATTGGTGGATGACATCGTAGATACGGCAGGTACTATTACCAAAGCCGCTAATATTATGATGGAAGCCGGAGCTAAATCCGTACGTGCGATTGCCAGCCACTGTGTGATGTCCGATCCGGCATCTTTCCGCGTGCAGGAGTCAGGCTTGACTGAGATGGTATTTACAGACAGTATTCCTTATGCAAAGAAATGTGCCAAGGTTAAGCAATTAAGCATTGCCGATATGTTTGCCGAAACTATCAGAAGAGTGATGACAAATGAATCTATCAGTTCTCAATACATTATCTAA
- the pyrI gene encoding aspartate carbamoyltransferase regulatory subunit, translated as MSEKKQELQVAALENGTVIDHIPSEKLFTVVSLLGLKQMSNNITIGFNLKSKKLGTKGIIKIADKFFCDEEINRIAVVAPNVKLNIIRDYEVVEKREVNLPDELCGIVKCANPKCITNNEPMPTLFHVVDKDDCVIKCHYCEKEQKREEIEII; from the coding sequence ATGAGCGAGAAAAAACAAGAATTACAGGTGGCCGCATTGGAAAACGGCACTGTTATAGACCATATACCTTCCGAAAAATTGTTTACGGTGGTGTCATTGCTCGGATTGAAACAGATGAGCAATAACATAACAATCGGTTTCAATCTCAAAAGCAAGAAACTGGGAACAAAAGGCATCATCAAAATAGCGGATAAGTTCTTCTGTGACGAAGAGATAAACCGTATTGCCGTAGTTGCTCCCAATGTAAAACTGAACATCATCCGCGACTATGAAGTGGTGGAAAAACGCGAAGTGAATTTGCCCGACGAATTGTGCGGCATTGTAAAATGCGCCAATCCCAAGTGCATCACCAACAATGAACCAATGCCTACCCTATTTCATGTGGTGGATAAGGATGATTGCGTAATCAAATGCCACTATTGCGAGAAAGAACAAAAAAGAGAAGAAATAGAGATAATTTAA
- a CDS encoding M16 family metallopeptidase has translation MMLLDRTIQPKVRDIEHLAVQMPQRFIMPNGVPLNILNSGDNEVVRIDLLIEGGRWHQSQPLQALFTNRMLREGTLRYSALEIAEKLDYYGAWLELSSASEYAYITLYSLNKYLPQTLDVLESIVKEPTFPEKELGVVADNNIQQFIVNSSKVDFLAHRALMKAVYGGQHPCGRLVQKEDYKRITPDVLRKFYDRYYHSRNCTIYVSGKVGDDCVRRIEDLFGREAFGKGFQKPEKTDFIPVSSVDKRIFVEYADVMQSAVRMGMLSLERCHPDYLKARVMVTLFGGYFGSRLMSNIREEKGYTYGISAGIAPYPGQGILVINTETANEFVEPLVREVYHEIDRLQNDPVPEDELFMVKNYMLGEMCRSYESAFSLADAWMFVQVSGFGDTHFEDALNTIKNITPEEIRELAGRYLCKEKLKEVISGKKMS, from the coding sequence ATGATGCTTTTGGACAGAACTATTCAACCCAAAGTCAGAGATATTGAACATCTGGCCGTACAAATGCCCCAACGTTTCATCATGCCCAATGGTGTACCTCTGAATATACTTAATTCCGGTGATAATGAAGTTGTCCGTATTGATTTGCTGATAGAGGGCGGACGTTGGCATCAGTCGCAACCTTTACAGGCTTTGTTCACCAACCGTATGTTGCGTGAGGGAACACTTCGATACAGCGCGCTGGAGATTGCAGAGAAATTGGATTATTACGGCGCCTGGCTGGAACTGTCAAGTGCATCGGAATATGCATACATCACTCTTTACTCGTTGAATAAATACCTGCCACAGACTTTGGATGTGTTAGAGTCTATTGTAAAAGAACCTACGTTTCCCGAAAAGGAGTTGGGGGTTGTAGCAGACAATAACATTCAGCAATTCATTGTCAATTCATCTAAAGTGGATTTCTTGGCACACCGGGCTTTGATGAAAGCTGTGTATGGCGGACAGCATCCCTGCGGACGATTGGTACAGAAAGAAGATTACAAACGGATAACTCCTGATGTGTTACGTAAGTTCTACGACCGATACTATCACTCCCGGAACTGTACAATTTATGTTTCCGGAAAAGTTGGTGATGATTGTGTACGGCGGATTGAAGATTTATTTGGGAGAGAAGCTTTTGGAAAGGGTTTCCAAAAACCTGAAAAGACAGATTTCATTCCGGTTTCTTCCGTAGACAAACGAATCTTTGTGGAATATGCAGATGTCATGCAAAGCGCAGTCCGTATGGGTATGCTTTCTTTGGAACGCTGTCATCCGGACTATTTAAAGGCGCGGGTAATGGTGACGTTGTTCGGTGGATATTTTGGAAGTCGCCTGATGTCTAATATTCGTGAAGAAAAAGGATACACTTATGGAATTTCTGCCGGTATCGCTCCATATCCGGGGCAAGGTATACTGGTTATCAATACGGAAACTGCAAATGAGTTTGTAGAACCTCTTGTCCGGGAGGTTTATCATGAAATAGACCGTTTACAAAATGATCCGGTACCGGAAGATGAACTCTTTATGGTAAAGAATTATATGCTGGGCGAGATGTGCCGCAGCTATGAATCGGCATTCTCGCTGGCAGATGCATGGATGTTCGTTCAAGTTTCAGGTTTTGGAGATACACATTTTGAGGATGCTTTGAATACAATTAAGAATATTACACCGGAAGAAATACGCGAACTTGCCGGACGGTATTTGTGCAAAGAGAAATTAAAAGAAGTCATATCCGGCAAAAAAATGTCATAA
- a CDS encoding transglycosylase domain-containing protein gives MIKRVVKVLWIFIALVTLACVIIFFSIAKGWIGYMPPVEDLENPNYKFATEIFSEDGKVLGTYSYSKENRVFVGYNDLSPHIINALIATEDVRFAEHSGIDAIALFRAVVKRGILMQKNAGGGSTISQQLSKQLYSPSADNIMERLFQKPIEWVIAVKLERYYTKEEILTMYLNKFDFLNNAVGIKTAAYTYFGCEPKDLKIEEAATLVGMCKNPSLYNPVRYNERSRGRRNVVLDQMRKAGYITVEERDSLQALPLKLSYHRVDHNEGLATYFREYLRGVLNAKKPDKSDYRGWQMQKYYEDSLDWETNPLYGWCEKNTKKDGSKYNLYTDGLKIYTTIDSRMQKYAEDAVVEHLKELQGYFFKEKKGAKKAPYTFRLTQEQVDEILGRAMRLSDRYRIMKNAGASEVEIKKAFNTPEEMSVFSWNGEKDTVMTPMDSIRYYKFFLRAGFMSMDPRNGHVKAYVGGPNHHYFKYDMAMVGRRQIGSTMKPYVYSLAMENGFSPCDQARHVEYTLIDENGKPWTPRNANNKRYGEMVTVKWGLANSDNWITAYLMSKLNPYELKRLVHSFGVRNREIVPSVSLCLGPCEISVGEMVSAYTAFPNKGIRVAPLFVTRIEDNDGNVLATFSPEMQEVISASSAYKMLVMLRAVINEGTGGRVRRLGVKADMGGKTGTTNFNADGWFMGFTPSLVSGCWVGGEDRDIHFDTMLHGQGASMALPIWAKYMVKVFGDKSLGYDENETFQLPEGFDPCKDNEYENEEPASEIGLDDLFN, from the coding sequence ATGATAAAAAGAGTCGTAAAAGTCCTTTGGATTTTCATAGCACTGGTTACATTGGCATGCGTTATTATTTTCTTCTCGATAGCAAAAGGTTGGATTGGCTATATGCCCCCTGTGGAAGACCTTGAAAATCCGAATTACAAATTTGCAACGGAAATATTTTCGGAAGACGGAAAGGTTCTCGGTACTTATTCTTATAGTAAAGAGAATCGCGTGTTTGTGGGGTATAATGACTTGTCACCCCATATTATCAACGCGCTAATTGCAACGGAAGATGTACGTTTTGCCGAACACTCGGGCATTGATGCCATCGCCTTGTTTCGCGCCGTGGTGAAACGTGGAATTCTGATGCAGAAAAATGCGGGTGGCGGCAGCACAATCAGCCAGCAACTTTCCAAACAGCTCTATTCGCCAAGTGCCGATAATATAATGGAGCGTTTGTTTCAGAAGCCTATTGAATGGGTGATTGCCGTAAAGTTGGAGCGCTATTATACCAAAGAGGAAATTCTTACTATGTATCTTAATAAGTTTGACTTCTTGAATAATGCAGTTGGCATAAAGACCGCCGCCTATACATACTTTGGTTGCGAACCGAAGGATCTGAAGATAGAAGAAGCCGCCACTTTGGTAGGTATGTGCAAGAACCCGTCTCTCTACAATCCGGTGCGCTACAACGAACGCTCGCGCGGACGCCGCAACGTGGTGCTCGACCAGATGCGTAAAGCCGGATATATCACTGTTGAAGAACGTGATTCATTGCAGGCGCTGCCTTTGAAACTATCGTATCATCGCGTAGACCATAATGAAGGTCTTGCAACTTATTTTCGTGAATATCTACGTGGTGTGTTGAATGCCAAGAAACCCGATAAATCGGATTACCGCGGCTGGCAGATGCAGAAGTACTATGAAGACTCGCTCGATTGGGAAACCAATCCTCTATATGGCTGGTGCGAAAAGAATACGAAGAAAGACGGCAGCAAGTATAATCTTTATACGGACGGACTGAAAATCTATACAACGATTGACTCCCGCATGCAAAAATATGCGGAAGATGCTGTGGTTGAACACTTAAAAGAGTTGCAGGGTTACTTCTTTAAAGAGAAGAAAGGCGCAAAGAAAGCGCCTTACACTTTCCGTTTGACTCAAGAGCAGGTGGACGAGATTCTGGGACGCGCCATGAGATTGTCCGACCGTTACCGCATTATGAAGAATGCCGGAGCATCCGAAGTTGAAATCAAAAAGGCGTTTAATACACCGGAAGAAATGTCTGTTTTCAGTTGGAATGGCGAGAAAGACACTGTTATGACTCCAATGGATTCGATACGCTATTACAAATTCTTCCTGCGTGCCGGGTTCATGTCAATGGATCCGAGAAACGGTCATGTAAAAGCCTATGTAGGGGGACCGAATCATCATTACTTCAAATACGATATGGCAATGGTGGGACGCCGCCAAATTGGTTCTACCATGAAACCCTACGTGTATTCGCTGGCTATGGAAAACGGATTTTCACCCTGCGACCAGGCGCGCCATGTGGAATATACCCTGATAGATGAAAATGGAAAGCCCTGGACACCGCGTAATGCCAACAATAAACGCTACGGCGAAATGGTGACGGTGAAGTGGGGACTGGCAAATTCGGACAACTGGATTACGGCATATCTGATGAGTAAACTGAATCCGTACGAACTGAAACGCCTGGTGCATAGTTTCGGCGTGCGTAATCGTGAGATTGTACCTTCTGTCTCCCTCTGTCTTGGTCCATGCGAGATTTCCGTAGGTGAAATGGTAAGTGCCTATACGGCATTCCCGAATAAGGGAATTCGTGTTGCACCGCTGTTTGTGACCCGTATCGAGGATAATGACGGTAATGTACTGGCTACGTTCTCACCGGAAATGCAGGAGGTAATCAGCGCGTCCAGTGCTTATAAAATGCTGGTAATGCTGCGTGCTGTAATCAATGAAGGTACGGGCGGACGCGTTCGTCGTTTGGGTGTAAAGGCTGATATGGGTGGTAAGACCGGTACTACCAACTTCAATGCCGATGGCTGGTTCATGGGCTTTACGCCTTCGCTGGTGTCCGGCTGCTGGGTAGGCGGTGAAGATCGCGACATTCACTTCGATACGATGCTTCATGGACAGGGCGCTTCTATGGCATTGCCTATTTGGGCCAAATATATGGTGAAAGTATTTGGTGATAAGTCTTTGGGGTATGATGAGAACGAAACGTTCCAATTGCCCGAAGGTTTTGACCCCTGTAAGGACAATGAGTATGAAAATGAGGAACCGGCATCAGAAATAGGGTTGGATGACCTCTTTAATTAA
- the pyrB gene encoding aspartate carbamoyltransferase, giving the protein MENRSLVTIAEHSKEKILYMLEMAKEFEAKPNRHLLDEKVVATLFFEPSTRTRLSFETAANRLGARVIGFSDPKATSSSKGETLKDTIKMVSNYADIIVMRHYLEGAARYASEVTTVPIVNAGDGANQHPSQTMLDLYSIYKTQGTLENLNIYLVGDLKYGRTVHSLLMAMRHFNPTFHFIAPEELKMPEEYKIYCREHGIKFVEHTDFTEEIIADADILYMTRVQRERFTDLMEYERVKNIYILRNKMLEHTRPNLRILHPLPRVNEIALDVDDNPKAYYFQQAQNGLYAREAILCDVLGITLEDVKKDGK; this is encoded by the coding sequence ATGGAAAACAGAAGTTTAGTCACTATCGCCGAACACAGCAAGGAAAAAATTCTCTACATGCTCGAAATGGCGAAAGAGTTCGAAGCAAAGCCCAACAGGCATCTGCTTGATGAAAAAGTTGTCGCCACTCTATTTTTCGAGCCATCTACCCGCACACGTTTAAGTTTTGAAACCGCCGCCAACCGCCTCGGCGCACGTGTCATCGGTTTCAGCGATCCCAAAGCCACCAGTTCATCCAAAGGTGAAACGCTGAAAGACACCATCAAAATGGTAAGCAATTACGCCGATATCATCGTAATGCGGCACTATCTGGAAGGAGCGGCACGCTATGCCAGCGAGGTTACCACAGTCCCCATTGTCAATGCCGGAGACGGAGCCAACCAGCACCCCTCTCAAACGATGCTCGACCTCTACTCTATCTACAAGACACAGGGCACTTTGGAGAACCTGAACATCTATCTTGTGGGTGATTTGAAATACGGACGTACCGTACACTCCCTGCTGATGGCAATGCGCCACTTCAACCCTACATTCCATTTCATAGCTCCCGAAGAGTTGAAAATGCCGGAAGAATACAAAATTTATTGTCGTGAACATGGCATTAAGTTCGTAGAACACACCGACTTTACGGAAGAAATCATAGCTGATGCAGATATTCTCTATATGACTCGTGTGCAACGCGAACGTTTCACAGATCTTATGGAGTACGAACGTGTAAAGAACATCTACATACTGCGCAACAAAATGCTGGAACACACCCGTCCCAACCTGCGTATCCTTCATCCGCTGCCTCGTGTCAATGAAATAGCCCTTGATGTGGACGACAACCCTAAGGCATATTATTTTCAACAGGCGCAAAACGGTCTTTATGCCCGCGAAGCAATCCTCTGCGATGTACTCGGCATCACCCTGGAAGATGTGAAAAAAGACGGGAAATGA